A segment of the Deinococcota bacterium genome:
CAGCCTTCGCTTCGGGTTCGGCGGCCGCGGCGGCGGTCTTTCGGGCGCTTCTCCCCGGCGACCACGTCGTCGCGCCCCTGGACATGTACCACGGCATCCGCAAGCTCCTGCGCGAGGTCTTAGCGCCCTGGGGCCTGGGGGTCTCCTTCGTGGACAGCGGCGACCTGGGGGCGGTCGGGGCGGCGCTGACGCCCAGGACGAGGCTGATCTGGCTCGAGACGCCCTCCAACCCGCTCTTGCAGCTCACCGACATCGCCGCCGTCGCCGGACTCGCTCGGGACCACGGTCTCCTGCTCGCCTGCGACAACACCTGGGCGACCCCCATGGGCCAGCGGCCCCTGGAGCTCGGCGCGGACCTGGTCGTCCACGCCACCACCAAGTACCTCTCGGGCCACAGCGACGTCCTGGGCGGCGCGGTCGTCGCCGGGCGCAAGGATGGGGTCTTCGAACGCGTCCGCCTCCTGCAGGGCAGCGAAGGCGCCGTGCCCTCGCCCTTCGACTGCTGGCTGACCCTGCGCGGCGTCCGCACCCTGCCCTATAGGATGCGCGGCCACTCGGACAATGCCCTGCGAGTCGCGGAGTTTTTAGAAAGGCACGAGGGGGTGGAGGCGGTGCATTATCCCGGCCTGGCGTCCCACCCGCAGTTCGCGCTGGCCGAGCGGCAGATGGCGCTCTCCGGCGGCATGCTGTCGGTGCAGCTGCGGGGCGGCGCCGAGGCGGCCATGCGAGTAGTGGCGCGCGTCACCCTCTTCACTCGCGCCACCAGCCTGGGCGGGGTCGAGAGCCTGATCGAGCACCGCGCCTCGGTCGAGGGGCCGGACTCGCAGACGCCACCCAACCTGCTCAGGCTCTCGGTCGGCCTCGAGCACGCGGACGACCTCATCGCCGACCTGGACGGGGCGCTCGGCTAAGCAGCGCTCTCGCTCAAGCAGCGTCCCCTTTCTTTGAGGCGCGGTAGACTGAGCAGATGAACGAGTCCCGTCTCGACCCCACGCTTCCCGACCTCGCCTTCGACGAGCGCGGCCTGGTTCCCGTCGTCACCCAGGACGCCAAGAGCGGCGAGGTGCTGATGCTGGCCTACGCGGACCGCGAGGCGGTCGAGAAGACGCTGGAAATGAAAGAGGCCCACTACTTCAGCCGCTCGCGGAACGAACTCTGGCGCAAGGGCGCCAGCAGCGGAAACGTCCAGAAGCTCACCGAGCTGCGCTACGACTGCGACGCCGACGCGCTGCTCTACCGCGTCGAGCAGACCGGCCCGGCCTGCCACAGCGGCGAGCGCTCCTGCTTCTACCGCGGCGTGGGCGAGGCTCAGCCCCCCTCTCTGGGCGAGGTGATGGCCCTCCTGGAAGGGGTCATCGCCGCGCGCCTGCGCGACCTGCCCGAGGGCTCCTACGTCACCTCGCTGCACGAGCGGGGTCTCGGCCGCATCGCGCAAAAGGTCGTCGAGGAGGCGGGCGAGACCGTGGTGGCGGCGCTCGAGCGCAACAGCGGCGAGCTCGTAGACGAGGCCGCCGACCTGCTCTTTCACCTCGTGCTGCTGCTCCGCGAATCGGGCGTGACGGGCGGCGAGGTGGCCGCCAAGCTCGCCGAGCGCCACCAGGCGATGCAAGGCCGCTAAGCGCTATGACCTCCAAGATGAGACCTCCGCGCAGCGAAAAGGCCAAGATGCTCGCCGGCGAGCTCTACGACGCCTCGGATCCCGAACTCGTCCTCGAGCGCGAACGTGCCAGACGCCTGACCCGGCGGCTCAACGGCCTCTCGGAGAGCGAGCAGGCCGAGCGTCTGGCGCTTCTTACGGAGCTCTTCGGCAGCGTCGGCGCCGGGAGCTTTATCGAGCCGCCCTTTTACTGCGATTACGGCTACAACATCCACGTGGGCAGCAAGTTCTACGCCAACTTTGGCTGCGTGGTCCTGGACGTCTGCGAGGTGCGCATCGGCGACCGCTGCATGATGGGGCCGGGGGTGCATGTCTACACCGCGACCCATCCCCTGGACGCGGCCGAGCGCGCCGCCGGGCCAGAGCTGGGCAAAGGGGTCTCTATCGGGCACGACGTCTGGCTGGGCGGGCGCTGCGTGATCAACCCGGGCGTCACCGTCGGCGGCGGAGCCATCGTCGCTGCGGGCGCAGTGGTGACGAAAGACGTGCCCGCCGGGGCGGTCGTCGGCGGCAACCCCGCCAGGATCATCAAGAGGCTCGCGCCACCCTCCTAGCCGGTTCCCGCCCGCCGGACTCGACGCGTTGTATACCTGCCGCGTAGACGCCACACGGCCTCCCGTCCCGTGCAAGAATGACTTGAAGTTGTAAAGAAGCTGTGAGAAAGGCGGCAAGGTATGGATATGGAACGCGCACTGGTGCTCGACACCGTCCGGGTAACCGAGCAGGCCGCTATTTCGGCCAGCCGCGTCTCGGGCAAGGGCGACTCCGATCTGGTCGATCAGGCGGGCGTCGACGCGATGCGCCGGGTCTTAAACGAGCTCGACATCGACGGTGAGATCGTCATCGGCGAGGGCGAGCGCGACGAGGCGCCCATGCTCTACATCGGCGAGAAGGTCGGCAAGGCCGAGGGCGGCGCCTGGCCGGTGGACATCGCGGTGGACCCGGTCGAAGGCACGGGCATCGCCGCGCGCATGGTCAACAACGCCGTGGCGGTGATCGCCATGTCGGAAAAGGACGGCCTCTTCAAGGCGCCCGACACCTATATGGAAAAGCTCATCGTGGGCCCGCCCGCCAAGGGCAAGGTGGACATCACCTGGCCGGTGGCGGCCAACCTGCGCGCCGTCGCCATGAGCTTAGACCGGCGGGTCGAAGACCTCACCGTGGTGATTCTGGACCGGCCACGCCACAAGGAGCTGCTCGAGAAGGTGAGGCGCGCGGGCGCGCGGGTCAAGCTGATCGGCGACGGCGACGTGATCGCCGCCCTGGCTGCGGCGGTGCGCGGCACCGGCGTCCACGCGGTGATGGGCACCGGCGGCGCGCCCGAAGGCGTCCTGGCGGCGGCGGCGCTCAAGTGCCTGGGCGGCGAGATCCAGGGCCGCTTCAAACCCCGCAACGACGAAGAGCAAAAGCGGCTCGAGGCGATGGGCGCCAACACCGAGACCGTCTACCTCACCGAGGACCTGGCGCCCGGCGAGAACATCGTCTTCAGCGCCACCGGCATCACCGACGGCGACATCCTTAAGGGCGTGCGCTTTTTCAAGGACGGCGCCCGCACCCACTCCGTCTCGGCCGGCTACCAGACCCGCGTCCTGCGCTTTACCGACACCATCCACCTCTTGGGCGAAGGGGCCAGAGTCACCATCCAGATCTAGGGCGGGGTTTTTACCAACCCCTGAAACCCGACCCCGCTACTCACGCATGCGCCGCTCGGACTCCTGGGCGAAGTAGCGGTAGGTCTCGTTGTCGGGCGCCAGGTTGGCGGCGCGGCGGTAGTAGGTGAGCGCGTCACGGTAGCTGCCCTGCTCGAAATAGCTGCGGCCGAGCCAGGCCCAGGCCTCGGTGAAGCCGCGGTTGCTCTCGCCGGCGCGGGCGAACTGAAGCTGGGCCTGACGCAAGTCGCCCGCTTCGTAGAGGCGCACGCCCTCGTAAAAGGCGGTGGTGGCCGCGACGCCCCAGCGCGCCTGGTCGCGGGCGAGCGCCAGAAAATACTCGGCGCGGGCGTCGCTCGGGTCGAGGCGCAAGACCTCCTCCCAGTAGTGCGCGGCGCTGTCAGGTTGGCCCAGCTCGAGTAAGATCCTGCCCGCCCAGACGTGGGCCTCGAGGTTGTCCGGCGCGTAGCCGATCACCCGCAGGTAGAGGTCGAGCGCGCCGTCTAAGTCACCCGCCGCGTAGCGGCTGTAGGCGAGCTGGCTGCCGGACACGGCCAGCATGGCCTGGGCGTCCTCGTCGAGGTGGCCGCCGGCGGCCTCATAGCGCTGCCACAGGTCCCAGGCCCGGGCGTAAAAGAGCGTGACCGAATAGGCCTCGGCCAGAAAGCGCAGCGGCGCGGGCTCGTCCGGCGCGAGGCGCTGGGCGCGCTGGCCCGCGGCGATGGCCTGGCGCCACAGCGCGAAGTCGACGTTGTGGCGCTCGTAGAGCCTGAGGGCCTCCTGGGCCACGCCCTCGGCGCGCGCCAGGGCCTCGCGGGCCTCGCCCTGCAGGCTGCTCGAGCCGGTGGTGATGCGCTCCGGCATGGCAGACGTGCCCGTGGGCGCAGTCACCTGAGCAGTCACCTGGGCGGTCGCCTGAGCGGTCACCGTGCTCAGGAACACAGCCAAAACCAGCGTGATAACCTTCGACAAATACTTCAACCTGGACCTCCATAAGAACTTTTGCAAGAACTGACCTGAGAACGGACGGGGCTATAGCCCCGAAACAGCCCCTCAAAAGGCGATTAGACGCAAGAAGCGCATGAAAAGCGTGAGCAGCGGATGTCGCGGGGCTTCACGAGCAGGCCACAGGCTAAAAGCGCCTGGTCATGGCCCGTATTGTAGCCCTCTTGGAATGGGTCTCCTGTCAGGTCGGGTTCACTGTCAGGTCGGGTTCACTGTCGGGCCGCAGCGCCCGCTGCCCTTCCAGCGTCGCCGCCCAGGCCAGGAAGGCCCGGACGGCGCGGCCGCGGTGGCTGACCCGCCGCTTGTCCGCCGCGCTCGCCTCGCCGAAGCCGCGGCCGAGGTCACAAGCGTAAAAGACCGGGTCGTAGCCGAAGCCGCCCGCGCCCCGCGGCTCCTCTAAGATCTCGCCCGCGCAGGTGCCCTCAAAGGCGTAGACCGCGCCGCCCGGCGTCGCCAGGACGAGGCTCGACACGAACCTCGCCTGCCGCCCCTCCCCCCGCACGCCGCCCAGCCTGTCGAGCAGGTAGGCCACGCGCTCGCCGTCGGTGAGCGCGCCGCCGAAGCGCGCCGAGAGGACGCCGGGCGCGCCGCCGAGCGCCGCGACCTCGAGGCCCGAGTCGTCCGCCAGGCTGGGCAGGCCCGTCCGCGACACGACAAACTCGGCCTTGATCCGGGCGTTGGCCTGGTAGGTGCTGCCGTCCTCGGGCGGAAAGCGGCTGATGCCAAGATCGCTCGCCGCGACGAGTTCAGCGCCCAGGGCGGCGACGGCTTCTTGGAGCTCGAGCAGCTTCTTGGGGTTGGCGGTGGCGAGGGCCAGCTTCACCTGAGCATCGGCCTCACCGTCTTCAAGATGTCCTGCACCGCCGTGACGCCCGCCGCCACGAGCTGCACGTAACGCTCGGCCTCGACCGGCCCGGTCTCGCCGCCACCCTGGACCTCGACGAGCTGACCGTCGGCGGTCGCCACCACGTTCAGGTCGACCTCGGCGACCACGTCCTCGCTGTACTCGAGGTCGATCAGCGTAGTACCGTCCACGACGCCCACACTGACCGCGCCGAGCTCGTACAGAAGCGGCCACTCGCTCAGCTTGCCCGCCGCGACCAGGCGCCCCGCGGCGTGGTGCATGGCCGCGTAGGCCGCCAGGGCGCCCGCGCAGCGGGTGCCGCCGTCGGCCTCGAGCACGTCCACGTCGATGGTCAGGGTCTGGTTGGCAAACAGCGTCAGGTCGGTGACGCTGCGCAGGACGCGGCCCAAGAGGCGCTGGATCTCCTGGGTGCGGCCCCCGGCGTA
Coding sequences within it:
- the glpX gene encoding class II fructose-bisphosphatase — encoded protein: MDMERALVLDTVRVTEQAAISASRVSGKGDSDLVDQAGVDAMRRVLNELDIDGEIVIGEGERDEAPMLYIGEKVGKAEGGAWPVDIAVDPVEGTGIAARMVNNAVAVIAMSEKDGLFKAPDTYMEKLIVGPPAKGKVDITWPVAANLRAVAMSLDRRVEDLTVVILDRPRHKELLEKVRRAGARVKLIGDGDVIAALAAAVRGTGVHAVMGTGGAPEGVLAAAALKCLGGEIQGRFKPRNDEEQKRLEAMGANTETVYLTEDLAPGENIVFSATGITDGDILKGVRFFKDGARTHSVSAGYQTRVLRFTDTIHLLGEGARVTIQI
- the hisIE gene encoding bifunctional phosphoribosyl-AMP cyclohydrolase/phosphoribosyl-ATP diphosphatase HisIE — translated: MNESRLDPTLPDLAFDERGLVPVVTQDAKSGEVLMLAYADREAVEKTLEMKEAHYFSRSRNELWRKGASSGNVQKLTELRYDCDADALLYRVEQTGPACHSGERSCFYRGVGEAQPPSLGEVMALLEGVIAARLRDLPEGSYVTSLHERGLGRIAQKVVEEAGETVVAALERNSGELVDEAADLLFHLVLLLRESGVTGGEVAAKLAERHQAMQGR
- a CDS encoding PLP-dependent transferase, with the protein product MAERKLETLAVHAGGEADPATGAVTPPIHLSTTFERDADGSYPRGYVYTRTDNPNRSALETCLAALEGGEAAAAFASGSAAAAAVFRALLPGDHVVAPLDMYHGIRKLLREVLAPWGLGVSFVDSGDLGAVGAALTPRTRLIWLETPSNPLLQLTDIAAVAGLARDHGLLLACDNTWATPMGQRPLELGADLVVHATTKYLSGHSDVLGGAVVAGRKDGVFERVRLLQGSEGAVPSPFDCWLTLRGVRTLPYRMRGHSDNALRVAEFLERHEGVEAVHYPGLASHPQFALAERQMALSGGMLSVQLRGGAEAAMRVVARVTLFTRATSLGGVESLIEHRASVEGPDSQTPPNLLRLSVGLEHADDLIADLDGALG
- the rdgB gene encoding RdgB/HAM1 family non-canonical purine NTP pyrophosphatase, which gives rise to MKLALATANPKKLLELQEAVAALGAELVAASDLGISRFPPEDGSTYQANARIKAEFVVSRTGLPSLADDSGLEVAALGGAPGVLSARFGGALTDGERVAYLLDRLGGVRGEGRQARFVSSLVLATPGGAVYAFEGTCAGEILEEPRGAGGFGYDPVFYACDLGRGFGEASAADKRRVSHRGRAVRAFLAWAATLEGQRALRPDSEPDLTVNPT
- the rph gene encoding ribonuclease PH, which gives rise to MRQNRQPQSIRPITVTPGYSRHAEGSALVEWGHTKVLATVTIEAKLPPHLRNKKGQKGGWLTAEYALLPRSTQERTQRERLYAGGRTQEIQRLLGRVLRSVTDLTLFANQTLTIDVDVLEADGGTRCAGALAAYAAMHHAAGRLVAAGKLSEWPLLYELGAVSVGVVDGTTLIDLEYSEDVVAEVDLNVVATADGQLVEVQGGGETGPVEAERYVQLVAAGVTAVQDILKTVRPMLR
- a CDS encoding acetyltransferase codes for the protein MRPPRSEKAKMLAGELYDASDPELVLERERARRLTRRLNGLSESEQAERLALLTELFGSVGAGSFIEPPFYCDYGYNIHVGSKFYANFGCVVLDVCEVRIGDRCMMGPGVHVYTATHPLDAAERAAGPELGKGVSIGHDVWLGGRCVINPGVTVGGGAIVAAGAVVTKDVPAGAVVGGNPARIIKRLAPPS
- a CDS encoding tetratricopeptide repeat protein; translated protein: MSKVITLVLAVFLSTVTAQATAQVTAQVTAPTGTSAMPERITTGSSSLQGEAREALARAEGVAQEALRLYERHNVDFALWRQAIAAGQRAQRLAPDEPAPLRFLAEAYSVTLFYARAWDLWQRYEAAGGHLDEDAQAMLAVSGSQLAYSRYAAGDLDGALDLYLRVIGYAPDNLEAHVWAGRILLELGQPDSAAHYWEEVLRLDPSDARAEYFLALARDQARWGVAATTAFYEGVRLYEAGDLRQAQLQFARAGESNRGFTEAWAWLGRSYFEQGSYRDALTYYRRAANLAPDNETYRYFAQESERRMRE